The Chelatococcus sp. HY11 genome includes a window with the following:
- a CDS encoding LLM class flavin-dependent oxidoreductase, giving the protein MAKHLELGLDTFGDVTRRADGSFLPQAEVIRNLVDEAVLADQLGIDFIGVGEHHRADFAVSAPEVVLAAIAARTSQIRLGSAVTVLSSDDPIRVFQRFATVDALSKGRAEVILGRGSFTESFPLFGFELRDYERLFEEKLDLFAALLKQDAVTWQGTTRPPLRDQRVYPQVEHGTLKTWIGVGGSPESVVRAARYGLPLMLAIIGGDPARFRSYVDLYGRACQQLEQPLPPIGVHSPGYVADTDAKAQEELFPDYKRMRDQIGAERGWPPMGEGEFKQEVARGSLYVGSPETVARKIAATAKALNITRFDMKYSAGPLPHDKMMRSIELYGSKVVPMVRDMLA; this is encoded by the coding sequence ATGGCAAAGCATCTGGAACTCGGGCTTGACACTTTTGGTGACGTGACGCGTCGGGCGGACGGCTCTTTTTTGCCGCAGGCCGAGGTCATCCGTAATCTCGTCGACGAGGCCGTGCTCGCTGACCAGCTCGGCATCGACTTCATTGGTGTGGGTGAGCACCATCGCGCCGACTTCGCGGTCTCCGCGCCGGAGGTGGTGCTAGCGGCGATTGCCGCGCGCACCAGCCAGATCAGGCTCGGGTCCGCGGTCACGGTCCTGAGTTCGGACGATCCGATCCGCGTCTTCCAGCGCTTCGCGACAGTCGACGCGCTCTCGAAGGGCCGTGCGGAGGTGATCCTCGGCCGGGGCTCCTTCACGGAGTCTTTTCCGCTGTTCGGGTTTGAACTCCGCGACTACGAGCGGCTGTTCGAGGAGAAGCTTGATCTCTTCGCGGCGCTCCTGAAGCAGGATGCCGTGACGTGGCAGGGGACGACGCGTCCCCCGCTCAGGGATCAGCGGGTCTATCCGCAGGTCGAACACGGTACGCTCAAGACCTGGATCGGCGTGGGGGGAAGCCCCGAATCGGTCGTTCGCGCGGCCCGCTACGGCCTGCCGCTGATGCTCGCCATCATCGGCGGAGATCCCGCGCGGTTCCGCTCCTATGTGGACCTCTACGGGCGTGCCTGCCAGCAACTTGAGCAGCCCCTGCCTCCGATCGGCGTGCATTCGCCGGGCTATGTCGCGGATACGGACGCCAAGGCGCAGGAGGAGCTGTTTCCCGACTACAAGCGCATGCGCGACCAGATTGGTGCGGAACGCGGCTGGCCGCCTATGGGTGAGGGGGAGTTCAAGCAGGAGGTGGCGCGTGGGTCGCTCTATGTGGGCTCGCCGGAGACCGTGGCGCGGAAGATCGCGGCGACCGCCAAGGCGCTCAACATCACCCGCTTCGATATGAAATACAGTGCCGGACCCCTGCCGCACGATAAGATGATGCGAAGCATCGAACTCTATGGGAGCAAGGTTGTGCCCATGGTGCGCGACATGCTGGCGTGA
- the msrA gene encoding peptide-methionine (S)-S-oxide reductase MsrA, translated as MGLFRRSSALPGANEALPGRSEPIATAQTHFVSGHFLAGPHPEGSKQVLFGMGCFWGAERKFWSLPGVYVTAVGYAGGVTPNPTYEEVCSGLTGHTEVVQVVYQRGVDLADLLRVFWENHDPTQGMRQGNDIGTQYRSAVYVSGEAELALIEATRRTYGEALRLAGYPPITTEIADRPPFYFAEAYHQQYLAKNPAGYCGLGGTGVSCAIGTGIAA; from the coding sequence ATGGGATTGTTCCGCAGATCATCGGCTCTGCCTGGTGCCAACGAGGCTCTTCCGGGCCGCTCGGAGCCCATCGCCACCGCCCAGACGCATTTCGTGAGTGGACATTTTCTGGCCGGTCCCCATCCGGAAGGCAGCAAGCAGGTGCTGTTCGGCATGGGCTGTTTCTGGGGGGCGGAGCGGAAGTTCTGGAGCCTGCCCGGGGTCTATGTGACGGCCGTCGGCTATGCGGGCGGGGTCACGCCCAATCCGACCTACGAAGAGGTCTGCAGCGGCCTTACCGGGCACACGGAAGTTGTGCAGGTCGTCTATCAGAGGGGTGTCGATCTCGCGGACCTGCTGCGCGTGTTCTGGGAGAATCATGATCCCACGCAGGGCATGCGGCAGGGCAACGACATTGGTACCCAATATCGTTCGGCGGTCTATGTGAGCGGGGAGGCCGAGCTTGCGCTCATCGAGGCGACACGGCGGACCTATGGCGAGGCGCTCAGGCTGGCGGGTTATCCCCCGATCACGACGGAGATAGCGGACCGTCCGCCCTTCTATTTCGCGGAAGCCTATCACCAGCAGTATCTGGCGAAGAATCCCGCCGGCTACTGTGGCCTCGGCGGGACCGGCGTGAGCTGCGCCATCGGCACGGGTATCGCAGCCTAG
- a CDS encoding TIGR00645 family protein: MIERVLERFLFASRWLLAPFYVALVLGLAGLLIKTMLELVHFLPMVFSGKESDIILGILTLVDLTFTGSLVVIVIFSGYENFVSKIDANDHKDWPEWMGKIDFSGLKLKLMSSIVAISAIQLLKAFMNVANVSDRELMWLVGIHVVFVGSGVFLALTDRIAGEKAK; this comes from the coding sequence ATGATCGAGAGAGTGCTGGAGCGCTTCCTGTTCGCTAGCCGGTGGCTGCTCGCGCCTTTTTACGTCGCGCTGGTGTTGGGTCTTGCGGGGCTTCTCATCAAGACGATGCTGGAACTCGTGCATTTTCTGCCGATGGTGTTCTCCGGCAAGGAATCCGACATCATCCTCGGTATCCTGACCCTGGTCGACCTGACCTTCACCGGTTCGCTCGTCGTGATCGTGATTTTCTCAGGCTACGAGAACTTCGTGTCGAAGATCGACGCGAATGATCACAAGGACTGGCCGGAATGGATGGGCAAGATCGACTTTTCTGGCTTGAAGCTCAAGCTGATGTCCTCGATCGTCGCCATCTCCGCGATCCAGCTTCTCAAGGCCTTCATGAATGTCGCCAATGTGAGCGATCGCGAATTGATGTGGCTTGTCGGCATTCACGTCGTCTTCGTCGGCTCCGGTGTCTTCCTCGCGCTGACGGATCGCATCGCCGGTGAAAAGGCGAAGTGA
- the mepA gene encoding penicillin-insensitive murein endopeptidase, with the protein MTMTPFRPVGGTGAGRTFRRLALAGLIMALTTVVSHQTSHAQENAAEEAARRKAALSKLPADAAQRRFGTIPLPSAGQAAVFGFYSLGCLSGGVMLPPDGPTWQVMRLSRNRNWGHPALVEFLQNFAAKVPSTTGWPGILVGDMGQPRGGPMLTGHASHQIGLDADIWLTGMPAGRLSAGAREEVSAINVVRSDWNDIDPSRWTPSHMALLKTAASYRQVERVLVNPAIKRALCRDAGSDRRWLSKIRPTPGHNYHFHIRLACPAGETACRRQAPPPTSDGCGAELDWWFSAEARRPKPYKPAPPLMVADLPAQCRAVIDSAAASARN; encoded by the coding sequence ATGACGATGACGCCTTTTCGGCCCGTGGGTGGCACAGGGGCAGGCCGCACGTTCAGGCGGTTGGCGCTCGCCGGACTTATCATGGCACTTACCACTGTCGTGAGCCATCAAACCTCCCATGCCCAGGAAAATGCGGCCGAAGAGGCCGCCCGCCGGAAGGCTGCCCTGTCCAAGCTGCCCGCGGATGCAGCCCAAAGGCGCTTCGGAACCATCCCTCTACCGTCGGCTGGGCAGGCCGCCGTTTTCGGCTTCTACTCTCTCGGCTGCCTCTCCGGCGGCGTCATGCTGCCGCCGGACGGCCCGACGTGGCAGGTCATGCGGCTGTCGCGCAACCGCAACTGGGGCCACCCCGCGCTCGTTGAATTCCTGCAGAACTTCGCCGCCAAGGTGCCGTCGACCACCGGCTGGCCGGGCATTCTTGTCGGCGATATGGGCCAGCCGCGCGGCGGCCCCATGCTGACGGGCCACGCCTCCCACCAGATCGGCCTCGACGCCGACATCTGGCTGACTGGCATGCCGGCGGGCCGTCTCAGTGCCGGCGCCCGCGAGGAAGTCTCCGCCATCAACGTGGTGAGAAGCGACTGGAACGACATCGATCCGTCACGCTGGACGCCCAGCCATATGGCGCTCTTGAAAACCGCCGCCTCCTATCGGCAGGTGGAGCGGGTGCTCGTCAATCCCGCCATCAAGCGCGCGCTGTGCCGTGACGCGGGTTCAGACCGCCGCTGGCTCTCGAAGATCCGGCCGACGCCCGGGCACAACTACCATTTCCACATCCGTCTCGCCTGCCCGGCGGGCGAGACGGCGTGCCGCCGGCAGGCACCGCCGCCGACGAGCGACGGTTGCGGGGCGGAACTCGACTGGTGGTTCAGCGCCGAAGCCCGCCGGCCGAAGCCATACAAGCCCGCGCCGCCCCTGATGGTGGCGGACTTGCCCGCCCAGTGCCGCGCGGTGATCGATAGCGCGGCAGCGTCAGCCCGGAACTAG